A genomic window from Vitis riparia cultivar Riparia Gloire de Montpellier isolate 1030 chromosome 18, EGFV_Vit.rip_1.0, whole genome shotgun sequence includes:
- the LOC117907861 gene encoding putative clathrin assembly protein At4g40080, which translates to MGRPTKLKDLIGFLKDKASIIKASLLSKHNTSSIHVAVLRATTHDRAAPPPEYRITAVLSLGHGTRATACACIEGLMDRLHNTRNASVALKCLFTIHNIVRRGSFILKDQLSFCPSSGGHNFLNLSVFRDGSDVDSLELSLWVRWYAGVVEQNLIVSRALGYYLSSTSGPSKNHKREDNISMLLNLDLLAQTNALVGMVEEICRVPDSLHLQRNDLVYEVVRLVGEDYRLVQYEIFLRVKDLQDRMGSLNLGEAADFLWGLKRLENCKERTAELFANRKRNDALWELISEAKEGLVTMKESREKRLLTIGMRDEPSELNSFQGRNRWVVTVMPVQR; encoded by the coding sequence ATGGGCCGTCCAACGAAGCTGAAAGATCTGATTGGCTTTCTCAAGGACAAAGCTTCCATAATCAAAGCAAGTCTGTTATCCAAACACAATACCTCTTCTATACACGTAGCCGTCCTTCGTGCCACCACCCATGACCGGGCCGCACCGCCACCGGAGTATCGCATAACCGCCGTCCTCTCCCTTGGCCATGGCACCCGTGCTACCGCCTGTGCATGTATCGAAGGTCTCATGGACCGCCTCCACAACACCCGGAATGCGTCTGTGGCCCTCAAGTGCCTCTTCACCATCCACAACATCGTCAGAAGAGGCTCCTTCATCCTCAAGGACCAGCTCTCCTTCTGCCCTTCCTCCGGGGGTCACAACTTTCTCAACCTCTCCGTCTTCCGTGACGGCTCCGATGTTGACTCCTTGGAGTTGTCGTTGTGGGTCAGGTGGTACGCTGGAGTCGTGGAGCAAAACCTGATAGTTTCGAGGGCTTTGGGATACTACCTTTCTTCTACTTCAGGGCCCTCTAAGAATCACAAACGAGAAGACAATATTTCTATGCTGTTGAACTTGGATTTATTGGCACAAACAAATGCTTTGGTGGGCATGGTTGAAGAAATTTGCAGAGTGCCCGATTCATTACATCTTCAAAGAAATGATTTGGTGTATGAGGTGGTGAGATTGGTGGGTGAAGATTATAGGTTGGTTCAATACGAAATATTCCTCCGAGTGAAGGATCTACAAGATAGAATGGGTAGTTTAAATTTGGGGGAGGCGGCTGATTTCTTATGGGGCTTGAAGAGGTTGGAGAACTGCAAAGAGAGGACGGCGGAGCTGTTCGCCAACAGAAAAAGGAACGATGCACTGTGGGAATTGATAAGTGAGGCGAAGGAGGGACTGGTGACGATGAAGGAGAGCAGAGAGAAGAGATTGTTGACGATAGGGATGAGAGATGAGCCGAGTGAGTTAAACTCGTTTCAGGGAAGGAATCGTTGGGTCGTTACAGTTATGCCGGTTCAAAGGTGA